The genomic region atcgttaagaagttcatatatatatatatatatatatatatatatttataggttGACATACGaagttaggtcgatgaaatcgaatcttgatacattttctttaacttagaactttcattaatttactctttgctactaaagtattgaatgatcttttgcaaactcaaaaccaaagtaaccttaactcaagacaaaataagcTATAGAACGGCgatgatatcgcaataatccctgtggatacgatataaacgaaaagtactccagtatactctttcaacatatgcATGTAGAGTTACGATTTATCCAAGCCCACCAGACTCTTGTCGCAAATAGGTTATGACGGGTATCATGACTCTCATTTTTTATCCAAGAATTTCCATCTTGAGTCAAGAAAAAAACTAGATGATTAAATCCAAGATATAACCAAAGGTTTTTAGAATTCCTAAATTCACGAACACAATAAAAGAATGAACCCTCTTCTAGGATACGTCTGGAACACATAGGTGAGGGGACTATGTTGTGATAATGAAGCATATAGAGTGTATGAACAGAGTTGTGGTTTAGGCAAAAACGCTGGCGTAGGtaggcctaaggcagcgctttttcttaaaaagcgctttcatatattGGCATAAGGCAACTCTTtttcttaaaaagcgctttcatatataagcctaaggcagcgcttttccTGAAAAAGAGCTTTCgtaggtaggggtggcaaaacgggccgcccgccccgccttatgcccgccaaaaaacgagcgaagcgcgcatgcccgccaagtaaaatgggcataaaagtcatgcccgccccacCAAGATGGCGGGGCGGCGGGCGGCggacttacccgcctatttttatttatattctttttaatagattaataggctttttttaccttttaattaaacttttcacttattttttaaaacaattttttataaaagcaactttttaacaaatttacttaaaaaaatataacatatatttataaataaatgtataaaataaaccatcaagaattacaattattaaaattaactaaaaaaagagtgagtttctgaggaggtgcgggttttggcgggcggcgggctttggcggggcgggctttggcgagcggcgggcctaaaatcccaacccaacccgccattttttggcgggtgcgcgggccggcccggcgggccacagcccgttttgccacccctattcgTAGGTGTTTTTAAtaagggtttttctaacctatgcaacctGGCATAGGATAAGGGCAATTAATACATTATTTTCTTCCATATAAAgtatcatattaattatttttcttttgaaaattaaTCTTGTATATTTTCTCTCTCCCACCCAATTAATGgatcaacataaataataattaatatggtaatttatattttaaaaatggtgTATTAATTGTTCCTTATCCTATGcaatgttgcataggttagaaaaacccttttaataaacttattatttttataatttttaatattttgacatatctcaaattctcactaatattttgagaaatacatttattatattaaacaaataaaaattaaaaaaatacatttatttacaagcgcttttcaaaaagcgctctctaATGGGGGgcttttaccagcgctttttaaaagcgctttcgtaggtcaaCTTTACACAGCGTTTTTCCTGTAGCCAATTTCCGTGTTTTTTAATTCTTACTTATGGCAGCGCTTTTCAGAAAAAATGTTGTCTTAGGGGTGCTGCCAAAAGTCATTTTCGGCCTAGTGTTTGCTCATTTGACAATATATTTGAACCATAATTTACTATTTCCAGATAACAATTTAGCATTCACAATAATACATCTTTGATAGATTTTATAGAAATTCAACTAAATTTACGTTGACGATAAACGAACTAATACAGACCTATCTTTTTATTCAGAGTTGAAATGTACTATGCATAGCAAAGCTATCATAAGAATGACTTATCTCATAACAAGTAACCCTGAATTAACGTTAAGATGCATATAATGGCTATATGAATCATGTGTTGAAAAGGAGAAGTAGGAGTTTTGATGGAATAATCAGACAGTGATATATTCATGAGGCATAAATGATACAAATTAAGACTTCTAGATATGTCTTCATACTTTGATTCAAACTCAAGCTTTATATGTATATAGTAATTAGTGAGTGATTCAAATAACAGAATCCATTCACACTTGAATCAGATCGAGTTTGagtgaataataaaaaacatcAATTGGGTTAATTTTAACCCAAAAAAATCAAACAGCTTTCCAATCATCTTAATCTGTAACAAACTATAACATCAAAATGATATAGTCATTATTAAATAGGATGCTGTGGTAAATTCTTATTGACTAAGAAATGTCGAACTAGCTGAAGAGCTTGCTTGGGAGCAAAAGTAGGAACCTGATGACCAGCTCCTCTTATTGTCACAAATGTTATCCCATCATATACAATGCTCCATCCTCCCACCTTTAATTCcacacataaaaaataataatgttaacTTCATAAAgtgaataatcataataataataatatcgaCCGTCGATAAACAAATCGATGTAATGCAAGAGACTAGGTTTACCTGTCTACTAGTATACCAAGGAGTCCAATCTTGAACTACAGGAAGTCCCAATTTTCTCAATGTATATCTTGTTGCAGTTACGGGAATTCTTCCATCAGTGTCTCCACTGTATAAATCACGAAATAAAGTTTTAGAATCAATAATAGTCTAAGAAAATGTACTAATTCAATTACCTGTAAATCCATACGCGAAGACCGCCAGCAATAAGCTTCTTGAGGACAGGAAGCATGGACACCGGTGAATCGTTCCAAAATGATATATTGTTACTAACAACAAAGAAGAAGATATCATCAATTTCGAAGTTTCGTATTAATACGAGTATATATCACATATTAAGGTTGACTTGATGATATATATACCTGCAGTGAGTCCATGGATATGAAATTTTGGTCACATTAGCATGCAGTGCCTGTTGAACTTCCGGCCTATTTAGATAAATTTCAGTATAATCTGATGCACATGGATCATATCCGGCTCGCATTTTATTCCACCCGTCAGAGGATCTTCTTGTGTTACTGGTATTGCTGAAACATCTTGGAGCATACAAACTATACATATCGATGATCTTATACACATCAAAATATTTGTTAAGTTCGTTATTGCATGCATCGGTTTGATTTTGAATCGGATAGctgaaattgcatatggttgTGATGTTTTCGTATAAACCGTCTGATATCACAGCATGATCCCATGCATATTCTATCATACCCTTTTGATCTGTTTCATCATCCAATAATGCATTCCCAATCTgtataaaaaaattcattataTCAAATTAACAatgttctttatttatttattactactattatattattattgatgataatgatgatgatcaaCTTGATTATACCATGATTCCTTTGAAGTTAATGTAATTTTCATATGAAGAGTTGGGATTATTATTATCCAAAATGCGTTCAGCAAGTTGTGGAACATAATGTCCTGAAATTTCAATACAATACAAAttcaaattataattttatagttaagaactaataagaaaaataatatttaattaataatttaggaTTAAATATATACCTGCATAGCTTTCACCAGCAATATAGAAATCATGTGATTTGAATTGAGGAAATCTTTTAAACCAATTGATGAGGAAAGTGTGTGAATCCTCAGCTGGTCAATGAAATTAGTTATTCATTAATAAATCACATTAAGTGAAGAGTACTAGtaataaaaaatgtattaaaattaatcCTTAGATTAATTATTATTACCAGTAATTGTGTCACCAAGTTGACTAATATCAGTGGTGGTGTTGGTGTAGGAAAATCCAACTCCAACTGGggattcaagaaacaaaagattTGCAGCtgtagaaaaaataaaatcataatggTGTGAGATTATTAGTGTTTTCTTTAGgtttttgaaattaaataaatataaccatccaaaaaaaattaaataaatatattattgatatattatgaatatgaatttgaaattgaaatttagtTACCTTTATTCCAAGAATAAGGGTTCAATTTAAGCTTAGGGTGGGTGCTATTTTGGGGAGAAAAGGGTCCAAGCTCCTCTGCTTCCCCATAACCAATTGAAGAACAACCAGGGCCTGAAAAATTCATACATTTTAATTTCTACAtcaattatattaatgtatatttAATTTCTTAGTATTTTTAGCTTAAATAAATTATGGATCCTTataaattaaagattaaaaaaaatcaaataaatactgAAATGAAAACTTTATCTGTTGGCAAGATggtagacatttttctatataagTGGTTAAGGATAATAATTAGTTGGAACATGAATGATATCATTTTGCTGAAAATTTGCTACTTTTGGATTGCTTTGACTTATCTAAAGCTAAACTATTACTCCTCATGTTTCAAAATAAGTCACACACattacaaaaatataataaatgaatgcaaaaatatcaattttaattatttttattgattattagtatattttaattatcattaaaatgtgaaagaaataataaaggtattaattaaaaaatacaattaaaaaataaaaaataaaattatattgcaAACTGTTAAGATATTTATTTTGAAACAAATGATTTTTATactgatatttattttaaattgaaggAAATAACATGAATGAAAGATATATTTTTCAGagcatttttaattaattatgttaagAATGTCAGGAAATTTAGTGAACATGATTAAATTTGATGACTAAAAAGTCTAAACAACAATTTGATTGTAATTTTGTCTCTCTAACTTTTGTTCAAAGTTCAGACTATAACTAGAAAGTCCAATTTAATTAAACACAAACCAAAAACTAAACTACCTAATTTTGAAAGTGACTGAAAGTTTACAAAGGGAGAGAATTTCCCAATAAAAGCTAGCTAGTATCATcatgatttttgaaaataataatcatTGGGGTAACAACTAATTTCAGGAgctagaattttaaaaaaaattacaccaTATTATAGATTGtgtaagaatataaaaagaaaatatatgtttttttttaaatcaggTATCATCTGCAGTCTGCAGACAATTACAGAGTCGAATCTgatcataataaataataaaaaaaattctaaaaaaattaattaagattGAATTCAAACTCAAGACCTTCAGTTAAGCTAAAAGATAATTTAATTAGAGCTAGGTTAGAGTTCTTGACTAAAGATGaatttatttgataaaataacTTTTATGTATATAACATACTTAGTCAATTTGAATACATTAAATAAATACAATTTTGATAAAGGTCTttaatttatgaatattttcTTTCAAGTGTCTTTTTATTTTTGGTTGCGTCATTGATGATATAAAGTTTTGTGGCCCTAATGTTGCTATCAGAAGctaaaagaaatggtttataatTATATGACTTAGGTTCAAAGCAATATTTATTAGTCCTATTGAATTTCATGATGGCTATTTCTGATGCAAATTGAAGCCACTCACTAAGAATATTTTTGGTCAAATTCCTAACACCTGCACGCTTGCTCACTTTCTTTTGTCCAtattataattaaacaatttcaaaaaggattacgtaacctattactattattaaacattaaaaaaaattatataacttcattttaaaattaCGCAAGAAATTAACAactcataattaacaaatatgaaaTAGTGCCAAAAACTATTGGTAATGACACGGTGAAAATTCGTTACAAATTACAATGTTTCCAATGAACCCAAATTTTAAACCTCCAAGCCATATTAGGAATTTGTGAGTTGTCAATTTTGTGCTGGTAGTTTCAATATTGATAAGTTTTCAAAAATCGTGCCATATCATAAGTTTTTGTAACCTTGTACATTTTAGCATCACTTTGTATTGTATGGGAAATGGGAAATTTAGTAGGTTAATATGATGCTATTTTCATttgatataatatttatttatttatataacgttactctcgttttttttttttttaaatcgaaTATCCTTTATATGCAATTGTGACTAATTTTTTTAGCGCCAAAATATCATAGTAGATGAAAATAAATCTTCGTCAGAAAAATTTAATATATGCCTAGAATTTTGGTTTGAATTCAGAATCTTTAGTTAAGTTGAAAGAAGTTCTTTAagatctcatatatttgatagaaATTATGCAACACCGATATTTCTGAAAAAATATGTTTGTATCAGTTTTAAACTTTTACAAGCGAAACTaatgattatgtttaatttatatatttttttaaaaaaatgtattagtATTAGTTTTGAGACCGTGTTGAAGGCGTATGTATTTCATAGGATAGATAAGCTCTTGGTATCCTTAatctcatttttaattaatatatattattgatatagTAATGTTAGAAATGAGATTAGGCTTATTTTGGCTATAGGTGAAGGATCTATAATCTATCTTTTGTTAGCCATATATTTCCATCAGATTTGTTTTTAGTAGGTTCGTTTTTTCttcaaacaatttttaaaaaagtaataataaaacatatagtGGCAGTTGTTGTCAAATCGATAGTGATATATTATATGCACATACACCAACATTATCACAATCATTCATAAATTAATACATCAATTATAGATGAGAATGCCTATAgtactatataaaaaaaatcacatagtTTCATAAATTTTCCATATTTCTATGAGATAGTTtactaaaatttaataaataagaaaCATAATTATTTGGTATGTAAATTCAATATATAGAAAGAAATTAGTGAAATAAAAATTACCTCCATTAAGccaaagaagaagaggtttttGTTGAGGTTGATCAACAGCTTCAAAGAACCAATAAAACAGTGCTCTTCCATGACTTTCATTCACTGTTATATAACCTGAATATTGTTTGAAATTCACCAAAGGTTGCCCTGGTAAT from Vicia villosa cultivar HV-30 ecotype Madison, WI unplaced genomic scaffold, Vvil1.0 ctg.002327F_1_1, whole genome shotgun sequence harbors:
- the LOC131638543 gene encoding serine carboxypeptidase-like 34, translating into MGLSSIIVVVFVIVCMSKEGLGVREQEEDRVYELPGQPLVNFKQYSGYITVNESHGRALFYWFFEAVDQPQQKPLLLWLNGGPGCSSIGYGEAEELGPFSPQNSTHPKLKLNPYSWNKAANLLFLESPVGVGFSYTNTTTDISQLGDTITAEDSHTFLINWFKRFPQFKSHDFYIAGESYAGHYVPQLAERILDNNNPNSSYENYINFKGIMIGNALLDDETDQKGMIEYAWDHAVISDGLYENITTICNFSYPIQNQTDACNNELNKYFDVYKIIDMYSLYAPRCFSNTSNTRRSSDGWNKMRAGYDPCASDYTEIYLNRPEVQQALHANVTKISYPWTHCSNNISFWNDSPVSMLPVLKKLIAGGLRVWIYSGDTDGRIPVTATRYTLRKLGLPVVQDWTPWYTSRQVGGWSIVYDGITFVTIRGAGHQVPTFAPKQALQLVRHFLVNKNLPQHPI